The stretch of DNA TGGGGGTGATCTGCGTCATGATGGCGGTGGCCATTCACTTCGGAGATCTCGGCGTGACCACGCGCGCGCTTTTGATCATTCTTTTCTTCCTAATCACAGCGCCTGTCGCTGCTCACATGATCGGGCGCTCTGCGTTCTTTGCCCGGACCCCCATGTGGGAGGGTACGGTGATAAATGAATGGCCGGATCTGACGAAGAGCCCCTCGGAAGGTCCTGACGTCGGTGGCGAGGCCCCGAGAATCTGAACGGGCGCGATGACTCCCCCGCTTTTCCAGCCATTAAAATCAATGTAAAAGACGCTGTTTTGAGAGGCAGGTCGTGACAGAGGCTCTGATTGCGCTTTTACCCAGCGTCGTGCTCGAGGGATTGCTGCTCGGCTGCGTTTACGCGATGATTGCCCTCGGTTACACGATGGTCTACGGCGTCCTCGGCCTGATCAACTTCGCGCACGCCGAGGTCTTCATGGTCGGGGCCGTGACGGGCGTCGAGGTCTACCGT from Kiritimatiellia bacterium encodes:
- the mnhG gene encoding monovalent cation/H(+) antiporter subunit G; its protein translation is MKDLLTAFFMTVGSVFMFLAALGVFRMPDLYTRMHAASKVGTVGVICVMMAVAIHFGDLGVTTRALLIILFFLITAPVAAHMIGRSAFFARTPMWEGTVINEWPDLTKSPSEGPDVGGEAPRI